The region GCCACCAGCGTCTGGCGCACGTGGTCGGGCAGGCCGTTCTGGAAGAACCCGGTGTGCTCGGTGAGCCCGGGTGCGATGACGTTGGCGGTGATGCCGCGCGGTCCGAGCTGTCCGGCCAGATCGGCGGTCCAGGCTTCCACGGCGGCTTTGGCCGCGCCGTAGGAGCCGGCGCCCTGGCGGGCGGCGATCGAGCCGATGGTGACCACGCGGGCGCCGTCGGTCAGTCGCGGGGTCAGCGCGGCGGTGACCAGCACCGCCGAGAGGACGTTGGAGGCCAGGTTGGCTTCCCACTGCTGGGCCAGCGCGCGCAGCCCGTCGGGTTCGGGGCGTTCGAAGTCGGTGTTGGCGCCGGCGTTGTTGACCACGACGTCGACGTGGTCGGGCAGCG is a window of Saccharopolyspora erythraea NRRL 2338 DNA encoding:
- a CDS encoding SDR family NAD(P)-dependent oxidoreductase; this encodes MRQIVVTGAGSGIGYAIAEHFAASGDAVTITGRRPEVLHRAADTLGARAVPFDATDPDAVEAALESLPDHVDVVVNNAGANTDFERPEPDGLRALAQQWEANLASNVLSAVLVTAALTPRLTDGARVVTIGSIAARQGAGSYGAAKAAVEAWTADLAGQLGPRGITANVIAPGLTEHTGFFQNGLPDHVRQTLVAATRNQRAGTPADIAALTGFLASPQAGHITGQVLHVNGGAYLGR